A window from Larimichthys crocea isolate SSNF chromosome XXIII, L_crocea_2.0, whole genome shotgun sequence encodes these proteins:
- the fbxo15 gene encoding F-box only protein 15 isoform X1 has translation MATRRGAGSRALKRMAAPKAVTSRVRASKRADKSSPASSHNFMERLPSEVLIKILSYLDASALFTISHVNKLFYQFASDNALWNKIYIAKFSKNKKPKHASCLDEPLRKMGTVEMRDRPAGYWKWRCFRAARGTNKWQKHLGLISCHTGLPSQTEQVLRNLHVTWELEVSVKSGHESTHELSCSQFCETAVTLWWSVGDCLPSYQQISTLQLHGVRRIALNCPGLKKPGWRSLMTKLDMQTLTKSTQVIGQDRLVELKLLQPGIIIGVWRDQCSVAFIMFTLHFHRLVERSVEGSSVCPYVEPTVKPPFDDIDPEYGLHGYLLHIVLHDTVCKIMSGSFSQLFCRRTQICDGLIQLTAINRTDLSKHTLLSGNITLPWRCEALQGAVQNCCIMSLTLLDEFKKPFWCVSSPVSMTLEKAPVSYDYDGEHFLIHYQDSDGQVKMELVWMKEQKQFFLVSLVVCVPVCKVNKHFGRDY, from the exons ATGGCGACTAGACGCGGGGCA GGGTCAAGAGCACTGAAACGAATGGCGGCACCAAAAGCAGTTACTTCCAGGGTGCGGGCGTCCAAGAGAGCTGACAAATCATCTCCAGCGTCCTCTCACAACTTTATGGAAAG GCTGCCATCTGAGGTCCTGATTAAGATTCTGTCATACCTGGATGCTTCCGCTCTTTTCACCATCAGCCACGTTAATAAGCTCTTCTATCAGTTTGCCAGTGATAA TGCTCTTTGGAACAAGATATACATAGCAAAGTTCAGCAAGAATAAAAAGCCGAAACACGCATCGTGCTTGGACGAGCCGCTGCGAAAGATGGGCACAGTGGAGATGCGGGATCGGCCTGCTGGCTACTGGAAGTGGAGGTGCTTCAGGGCCGCACGAGGCACGAACAAGTGGCAAAAACATCTTGGACTCATCAGCTGTCACACTGGGCTGCCCAGCCAAACGGAGCAGGTCCTCAG GAACTTGCACGTCACCTGGGAGCTGGAGGTCTCTGTTAAGTCAGGGCATGAGAGCACACATGAGCTGAGCTGCTCCCAGTTCTGCGAGACGGCCGTGACTCTTTGGTGGAGCGTAGGAGACTGCTTGCCCAGCTACCAGCAGATTTCCACCCTTCAACTCCACGGTGTCAGGAGGATAGCCCTCAACTGCCCAGGCCTAAAGAA ACCTGGCTGGAGGTCCCTCATGACAAAGTTAGACATGCAGACTCTGACTAAAAGCACGCAGGTCATTGGCCAGGACAGACTGGTTGAACTGAAGCTGCTACAGCCTGGCATCATCATCGGCGTCTGGAGG GACCAGTGCTCCGTTGCCTTTATCATGTTCACCCTCCACTTCCACAGGCTGGTGGAAAGAAGCGTCGAGGGATCTTCTGTTTG ccCCTATGTGGAGCCAACGGTAAAACCCCCTTTTGATGACATAGACCCTGAATATGGTCTCCATGGTTACCTACTACACATTGTTCTCCATGACACTGTATGCAAGATCATGTCCGGAAGCTTCTCCCAGCTCTTCTGCCGGAGAA CTCAGATATGTGACGGCCTCATCCAGCTGACTGCCATTAACAGGACAGACTTGTCGAAGCACACACTTCTGTCAGGCAACATCACCCTGCCCTGGAGGTGTGAGGCTCTGCAGGGCGCAGTGCAG AATTGCTGCATTATGAGTCTGACTCTGCTGGACGAATTCAAGAAACCCTTCTGGTGTGTCAGCTCACCTGTTTCCATGACGCTGGAGAAGGCACCCGTCTCCTATGACTATGATGGTGAGCACTTCCTGATCCACTATCAGGACTCAGACGGTCAGGTGAAAATGGAACTTGTGTGGATGaaggaacaaaaacagtttttccttGTAAGTCTAGTCGTCTGTGTGCCTGTTTGCAAAGTCAACAAGCATTTCGGTAGAGATTACTGA
- the fbxo15 gene encoding F-box only protein 15 isoform X3, whose protein sequence is MATRRGAGSRALKRMAAPKAVTSRVRASKRADKSSPASSHNFMESALWNKIYIAKFSKNKKPKHASCLDEPLRKMGTVEMRDRPAGYWKWRCFRAARGTNKWQKHLGLISCHTGLPSQTEQVLRNLHVTWELEVSVKSGHESTHELSCSQFCETAVTLWWSVGDCLPSYQQISTLQLHGVRRIALNCPGLKKPGWRSLMTKLDMQTLTKSTQVIGQDRLVELKLLQPGIIIGVWRDQCSVAFIMFTLHFHRLVERSVEGSSVCPYVEPTVKPPFDDIDPEYGLHGYLLHIVLHDTVCKIMSGSFSQLFCRRTQICDGLIQLTAINRTDLSKHTLLSGNITLPWRCEALQGAVQNCCIMSLTLLDEFKKPFWCVSSPVSMTLEKAPVSYDYDGEHFLIHYQDSDGQVKMELVWMKEQKQFFLVSLVVCVPVCKVNKHFGRDY, encoded by the exons ATGGCGACTAGACGCGGGGCA GGGTCAAGAGCACTGAAACGAATGGCGGCACCAAAAGCAGTTACTTCCAGGGTGCGGGCGTCCAAGAGAGCTGACAAATCATCTCCAGCGTCCTCTCACAACTTTATGGAAAG TGCTCTTTGGAACAAGATATACATAGCAAAGTTCAGCAAGAATAAAAAGCCGAAACACGCATCGTGCTTGGACGAGCCGCTGCGAAAGATGGGCACAGTGGAGATGCGGGATCGGCCTGCTGGCTACTGGAAGTGGAGGTGCTTCAGGGCCGCACGAGGCACGAACAAGTGGCAAAAACATCTTGGACTCATCAGCTGTCACACTGGGCTGCCCAGCCAAACGGAGCAGGTCCTCAG GAACTTGCACGTCACCTGGGAGCTGGAGGTCTCTGTTAAGTCAGGGCATGAGAGCACACATGAGCTGAGCTGCTCCCAGTTCTGCGAGACGGCCGTGACTCTTTGGTGGAGCGTAGGAGACTGCTTGCCCAGCTACCAGCAGATTTCCACCCTTCAACTCCACGGTGTCAGGAGGATAGCCCTCAACTGCCCAGGCCTAAAGAA ACCTGGCTGGAGGTCCCTCATGACAAAGTTAGACATGCAGACTCTGACTAAAAGCACGCAGGTCATTGGCCAGGACAGACTGGTTGAACTGAAGCTGCTACAGCCTGGCATCATCATCGGCGTCTGGAGG GACCAGTGCTCCGTTGCCTTTATCATGTTCACCCTCCACTTCCACAGGCTGGTGGAAAGAAGCGTCGAGGGATCTTCTGTTTG ccCCTATGTGGAGCCAACGGTAAAACCCCCTTTTGATGACATAGACCCTGAATATGGTCTCCATGGTTACCTACTACACATTGTTCTCCATGACACTGTATGCAAGATCATGTCCGGAAGCTTCTCCCAGCTCTTCTGCCGGAGAA CTCAGATATGTGACGGCCTCATCCAGCTGACTGCCATTAACAGGACAGACTTGTCGAAGCACACACTTCTGTCAGGCAACATCACCCTGCCCTGGAGGTGTGAGGCTCTGCAGGGCGCAGTGCAG AATTGCTGCATTATGAGTCTGACTCTGCTGGACGAATTCAAGAAACCCTTCTGGTGTGTCAGCTCACCTGTTTCCATGACGCTGGAGAAGGCACCCGTCTCCTATGACTATGATGGTGAGCACTTCCTGATCCACTATCAGGACTCAGACGGTCAGGTGAAAATGGAACTTGTGTGGATGaaggaacaaaaacagtttttccttGTAAGTCTAGTCGTCTGTGTGCCTGTTTGCAAAGTCAACAAGCATTTCGGTAGAGATTACTGA
- the fbxo15 gene encoding F-box only protein 15 isoform X2 yields MAAPKAVTSRVRASKRADKSSPASSHNFMERLPSEVLIKILSYLDASALFTISHVNKLFYQFASDNALWNKIYIAKFSKNKKPKHASCLDEPLRKMGTVEMRDRPAGYWKWRCFRAARGTNKWQKHLGLISCHTGLPSQTEQVLRNLHVTWELEVSVKSGHESTHELSCSQFCETAVTLWWSVGDCLPSYQQISTLQLHGVRRIALNCPGLKKPGWRSLMTKLDMQTLTKSTQVIGQDRLVELKLLQPGIIIGVWRDQCSVAFIMFTLHFHRLVERSVEGSSVCPYVEPTVKPPFDDIDPEYGLHGYLLHIVLHDTVCKIMSGSFSQLFCRRTQICDGLIQLTAINRTDLSKHTLLSGNITLPWRCEALQGAVQNCCIMSLTLLDEFKKPFWCVSSPVSMTLEKAPVSYDYDGEHFLIHYQDSDGQVKMELVWMKEQKQFFLVSLVVCVPVCKVNKHFGRDY; encoded by the exons ATGGCGGCACCAAAAGCAGTTACTTCCAGGGTGCGGGCGTCCAAGAGAGCTGACAAATCATCTCCAGCGTCCTCTCACAACTTTATGGAAAG GCTGCCATCTGAGGTCCTGATTAAGATTCTGTCATACCTGGATGCTTCCGCTCTTTTCACCATCAGCCACGTTAATAAGCTCTTCTATCAGTTTGCCAGTGATAA TGCTCTTTGGAACAAGATATACATAGCAAAGTTCAGCAAGAATAAAAAGCCGAAACACGCATCGTGCTTGGACGAGCCGCTGCGAAAGATGGGCACAGTGGAGATGCGGGATCGGCCTGCTGGCTACTGGAAGTGGAGGTGCTTCAGGGCCGCACGAGGCACGAACAAGTGGCAAAAACATCTTGGACTCATCAGCTGTCACACTGGGCTGCCCAGCCAAACGGAGCAGGTCCTCAG GAACTTGCACGTCACCTGGGAGCTGGAGGTCTCTGTTAAGTCAGGGCATGAGAGCACACATGAGCTGAGCTGCTCCCAGTTCTGCGAGACGGCCGTGACTCTTTGGTGGAGCGTAGGAGACTGCTTGCCCAGCTACCAGCAGATTTCCACCCTTCAACTCCACGGTGTCAGGAGGATAGCCCTCAACTGCCCAGGCCTAAAGAA ACCTGGCTGGAGGTCCCTCATGACAAAGTTAGACATGCAGACTCTGACTAAAAGCACGCAGGTCATTGGCCAGGACAGACTGGTTGAACTGAAGCTGCTACAGCCTGGCATCATCATCGGCGTCTGGAGG GACCAGTGCTCCGTTGCCTTTATCATGTTCACCCTCCACTTCCACAGGCTGGTGGAAAGAAGCGTCGAGGGATCTTCTGTTTG ccCCTATGTGGAGCCAACGGTAAAACCCCCTTTTGATGACATAGACCCTGAATATGGTCTCCATGGTTACCTACTACACATTGTTCTCCATGACACTGTATGCAAGATCATGTCCGGAAGCTTCTCCCAGCTCTTCTGCCGGAGAA CTCAGATATGTGACGGCCTCATCCAGCTGACTGCCATTAACAGGACAGACTTGTCGAAGCACACACTTCTGTCAGGCAACATCACCCTGCCCTGGAGGTGTGAGGCTCTGCAGGGCGCAGTGCAG AATTGCTGCATTATGAGTCTGACTCTGCTGGACGAATTCAAGAAACCCTTCTGGTGTGTCAGCTCACCTGTTTCCATGACGCTGGAGAAGGCACCCGTCTCCTATGACTATGATGGTGAGCACTTCCTGATCCACTATCAGGACTCAGACGGTCAGGTGAAAATGGAACTTGTGTGGATGaaggaacaaaaacagtttttccttGTAAGTCTAGTCGTCTGTGTGCCTGTTTGCAAAGTCAACAAGCATTTCGGTAGAGATTACTGA